A single Curtobacterium sp. MCSS17_015 DNA region contains:
- the tyrS gene encoding tyrosine--tRNA ligase → MPSDTAPDVLTRQQNDPAFASVWDELRWRGLVHVSTDETALQEALDAGPVTYYCGFDPTAPSLHCGNLLQLLTMRRLQLAGHKPLALVGGSTGLIGDPRPTAERTLNTRETVEEWVGRLQSQVSRFLSADGDNGVRLVNNLDWTAPLSAIDFLRDIGKYFRVNSMLKKDAVAARLNSDAGISYTEFSYQILQGLDFRELYRQYGCTLQTGGSDQWGNLTSGTELIRRTEGVSAHALGTPLITNSDGTKFGKSEGNAIWLDGTMTSPYAFYQFWLNTADADVVARLREFTFLSRAEVERLERAVADEPFRREAQRTLAFEVTALVHGEAATQAAIDASAALFGNGDLAALDPETLRSAIAEVPGSVTLAGDADLARALVETELVKSLGEARRAITQGGVYVNNERVDDPAATLSSVVLPAGVVVLRRGKKTLAGVTVA, encoded by the coding sequence GTGCCCAGTGATACCGCTCCCGACGTCCTGACGCGCCAGCAGAACGACCCCGCATTCGCCTCGGTGTGGGACGAACTGCGCTGGCGTGGTCTGGTGCACGTCTCCACCGACGAGACCGCACTGCAAGAGGCCCTCGATGCCGGCCCGGTCACCTACTACTGCGGGTTCGACCCGACCGCGCCGTCGCTGCACTGCGGGAACCTGCTCCAGCTGTTGACCATGCGTCGCCTGCAGCTGGCCGGGCACAAGCCGCTCGCGCTCGTCGGCGGATCGACCGGGCTCATCGGGGACCCGCGGCCGACCGCCGAGCGCACGCTGAACACCCGCGAGACCGTCGAGGAATGGGTCGGACGGCTGCAGAGCCAGGTCTCCCGGTTCCTCAGCGCCGACGGTGACAACGGCGTCCGGCTGGTGAACAACCTGGACTGGACCGCGCCGCTGTCCGCGATCGACTTCCTGCGCGACATCGGCAAGTACTTCCGCGTCAACTCGATGCTCAAGAAGGACGCGGTCGCCGCCCGGCTGAACTCGGACGCCGGCATCAGCTACACCGAGTTCAGCTACCAGATCCTGCAGGGCCTGGACTTCCGTGAGCTCTACCGCCAGTACGGGTGCACCCTGCAGACCGGCGGCTCCGACCAGTGGGGCAACCTCACCTCGGGCACGGAACTCATCCGTCGGACCGAGGGCGTGTCCGCGCACGCGCTGGGGACACCGCTCATCACGAACTCGGACGGCACGAAGTTCGGCAAGAGCGAGGGCAACGCGATCTGGCTCGACGGCACGATGACCTCGCCGTACGCCTTCTACCAGTTCTGGCTCAACACGGCGGACGCCGACGTGGTCGCGCGCCTGCGGGAGTTCACCTTCCTGTCGCGCGCCGAGGTGGAGCGCCTCGAGCGTGCCGTCGCCGACGAGCCGTTCCGCCGGGAGGCCCAGCGCACCCTGGCCTTCGAGGTCACCGCCTTGGTCCACGGGGAGGCAGCGACCCAGGCCGCGATCGACGCGTCGGCGGCGCTGTTCGGGAACGGCGACCTCGCCGCGCTCGATCCGGAGACCCTGCGGTCGGCGATCGCGGAGGTCCCCGGCTCGGTCACCCTGGCCGGTGATGCCGACCTCGCCCGAGCACTGGTGGAGACCGAGCTGGTCAAGTCCCTCGGTGAGGCCCGGCGTGCGATCACCCAGGGCGGCGTGTACGTCAACAACGAGCGGGTCGACGACCCCGCCGCGACCCTGTCTTCCGTGGTGTTGCCGGCAGGAGTCGTCGTGCTCCGGCGCGGGAAGAAGACCCTCGCCGGCGTGACCGTCGCCTGA
- a CDS encoding DNA-3-methyladenine glycosylase: MSAEGAPSDALLALLREPAPVCAPALLGATITGKGVTLRITEVEAYSGEVDPGSHGHRGMTQRNRHLFGPPGTLYAYRSYGIHTCVNVVSGPAGLSSGSLLRGAAVVVGAEVARERRGPTVADVALARGPGNLGVALGAVLGVDDGTSVLDGSGPYTLRLAPALEARLASVPVAQVVDDLLSGGMVARGPRTGVGGVAGGATFPWRFWLPGDPTVSAYRRHKGAIG; this comes from the coding sequence GTGTCGGCTGAGGGGGCGCCGTCGGACGCGCTGCTCGCGCTCCTGCGCGAGCCAGCGCCGGTGTGCGCGCCCGCACTCCTCGGCGCGACGATCACGGGCAAGGGCGTGACGCTGCGGATCACCGAGGTCGAGGCCTACTCCGGCGAGGTCGACCCGGGTTCGCACGGCCACCGTGGCATGACGCAGCGCAACCGGCACCTCTTCGGTCCGCCGGGGACGCTGTACGCCTACCGGTCGTACGGCATCCACACGTGTGTGAACGTCGTGAGCGGTCCGGCTGGCCTGTCGTCCGGTTCCCTGCTCCGCGGGGCGGCCGTGGTGGTCGGCGCCGAGGTCGCCCGCGAGCGTCGCGGGCCCACCGTGGCCGACGTCGCGCTGGCACGTGGACCGGGGAACCTCGGCGTCGCGCTCGGCGCGGTCCTCGGCGTGGACGACGGCACCTCGGTCCTCGACGGTTCCGGCCCGTACACGCTCCGCTTGGCTCCCGCCCTGGAGGCCCGGCTCGCCTCCGTCCCGGTGGCGCAGGTCGTCGACGACCTCTTGTCCGGCGGCATGGTCGCCCGCGGTCCGCGGACCGGCGTGGGCGGGGTCGCCGGGGGAGCGACGTTCCCGTGGCGGTTCTGGCTGCCGGGGGACCCGACCGTGTCGGCGTACCGCCGGCACAAGGGCGCGATCGGCTGA
- the argH gene encoding argininosuccinate lyase translates to MTDAPRASRPEEASSKTDATNTGALWGGRFADGPSAELAALSKSTHFDWQLAPYDIAGSRAHARALQVAGYLTADELDRMLAGLDRLEDAHADGSLQPDESDEDVHGALERLLIADLGPELGGKLRAGRSRNDQIATLGRMHMLDHGRRIGRMVIDLVDAISQQASEHEGAIMPGRTHLQHAQPVLLAHHLLAHAWPLVRDLERLRDWAGRASVSPYGAGALAGSSLGLDPTAIAHELGFDRPADNSIDATAARDVVAEFAFVLAQIGIDVSRLAEEVILWNTKEFGFVRLHDGFSTGSSIMPQKKNPDIAELARGKSGRLIGNLTGLLATLKGLPLAYNRDLQEDKEPVFDSVATLEVLLPAFTGMIATLSFDTARMAELAPQGFSLATDVAEWLVRQGVPFRDAHEVSGALVRYCEGRGIDLDDPTDAEYAAVSEHLTPEVRGVLTIEGSVASRRGVGGTAPERVAEQLAALTRSVREIAAGTPFTR, encoded by the coding sequence ATGACGGACGCCCCCCGAGCCTCCCGGCCGGAAGAAGCCAGCAGCAAGACCGACGCGACGAACACGGGCGCCCTGTGGGGTGGCCGGTTCGCGGACGGTCCGAGCGCGGAACTCGCCGCCCTGTCGAAGTCGACGCACTTCGACTGGCAGCTGGCCCCGTACGACATCGCCGGCTCACGTGCGCACGCCCGGGCGCTCCAGGTGGCGGGGTACCTCACGGCCGACGAACTCGACCGGATGCTCGCCGGCCTCGACCGCCTCGAGGACGCGCACGCCGACGGCTCCCTGCAGCCGGACGAGTCCGACGAGGACGTGCACGGCGCGCTCGAGCGGCTGCTCATCGCGGACCTCGGGCCGGAACTGGGCGGGAAGCTCCGCGCCGGCCGGAGCCGCAACGACCAGATCGCGACGCTCGGCCGCATGCACATGCTCGACCACGGCCGGCGGATCGGCCGGATGGTGATCGACCTCGTCGACGCGATCAGCCAGCAGGCGTCCGAGCACGAGGGCGCCATCATGCCCGGCCGGACGCACCTGCAGCACGCACAGCCCGTCCTCCTCGCGCACCACCTGCTCGCCCACGCCTGGCCGCTCGTGCGGGACCTCGAGCGCCTCCGTGACTGGGCGGGCCGTGCGAGCGTCAGCCCCTACGGCGCGGGTGCGTTGGCGGGCAGTTCCCTCGGGCTCGACCCGACCGCGATCGCCCACGAGCTCGGCTTCGACCGTCCTGCCGACAACTCGATCGACGCGACGGCCGCGCGTGACGTCGTCGCCGAATTCGCCTTCGTCCTCGCCCAGATCGGCATCGACGTCTCCCGCCTGGCGGAGGAGGTCATCCTCTGGAACACGAAGGAGTTCGGCTTCGTCCGGCTCCACGACGGGTTCTCGACCGGGTCGAGCATCATGCCGCAGAAGAAGAACCCCGACATCGCCGAGCTCGCGCGCGGCAAGTCGGGCCGGCTGATCGGCAACCTGACCGGGCTCCTCGCCACCCTCAAGGGCCTGCCGCTGGCGTACAACCGCGACCTGCAGGAGGACAAGGAGCCCGTCTTCGACTCGGTCGCGACGCTCGAGGTCCTGCTCCCCGCCTTCACCGGCATGATCGCGACCCTGTCCTTCGACACCGCCCGGATGGCGGAGCTCGCACCGCAGGGGTTCTCCCTGGCGACGGACGTCGCCGAGTGGCTGGTCCGGCAGGGCGTGCCGTTCCGCGATGCGCACGAGGTGTCCGGCGCGCTCGTCCGGTACTGCGAGGGACGCGGCATCGACCTCGACGACCCGACCGATGCGGAGTACGCCGCGGTCTCCGAGCACCTGACCCCGGAGGTCCGCGGGGTCCTGACGATCGAGGGCAGCGTCGCGTCCCGTCGCGGGGTCGGTGGCACGGCACCCGAGCGCGTCGCCGAGCAGCTCGCCGCCCTGACCCGGTCCGTCCGGGAGATCGCGGCCGGGACCCCCTTCACCCGGTGA
- a CDS encoding argininosuccinate synthase, translated as MADRVVLAYSGGLDTSVGIGWLKDATGKEVVALAVDVGQGGEDMDAIRQRALDCGAVESVVIDAKDEFADDYLVPALKANALYQKRYPLVSALSRPLIAKHLATTAKQLGADSVAHGCTGKGNDQVRFEAAVAAIAPDLTSVAPVRDLALTRDKAIVYAQEHDLPILQSKKSPYSIDQNVWGRAVETGFLEDPWNAPIEDLYAYTQDPAVDREADEVTITFEQGVPVAIDGQRFSVLRIVQELNALAGKHGVGRIDVVEDRLVGIKSREVYEAPAAMALIAAHEELESLTLERDVNRYKRGVESEWADLVYDGLWFGGLKRSLDAFIDSTQEYVSGDIRMQLHGGRATVTGRRSEQSLYDFDLATYDTGDTFDQSLSKGFIELWSLPSKISARRDLAN; from the coding sequence ATGGCAGACCGCGTCGTACTGGCGTACTCAGGAGGGCTCGACACCTCCGTCGGGATCGGTTGGCTCAAGGACGCCACCGGCAAGGAGGTCGTGGCACTGGCCGTCGACGTCGGCCAGGGCGGCGAGGACATGGACGCCATCCGCCAGCGCGCGCTCGACTGCGGCGCGGTGGAGTCGGTCGTCATCGACGCGAAGGACGAGTTCGCGGACGACTACCTCGTCCCGGCCCTCAAGGCCAACGCGCTCTACCAGAAGCGCTACCCGTTGGTCTCCGCGCTGAGCCGGCCGCTCATCGCGAAGCACCTCGCCACCACGGCGAAGCAGCTCGGAGCGGACAGCGTCGCGCACGGCTGCACCGGCAAGGGCAACGACCAGGTCCGCTTCGAGGCCGCGGTCGCCGCGATCGCCCCCGACCTGACGAGCGTCGCCCCGGTCCGTGACCTCGCGCTGACCCGCGACAAGGCGATCGTCTACGCGCAGGAGCACGACCTGCCGATCCTGCAGAGCAAGAAGTCGCCGTACTCGATCGACCAGAACGTCTGGGGTCGCGCGGTGGAGACCGGGTTCCTCGAGGACCCCTGGAACGCCCCGATCGAGGACCTGTACGCCTACACGCAGGACCCCGCCGTCGACCGTGAGGCCGACGAGGTCACGATCACGTTCGAGCAGGGCGTCCCGGTCGCGATCGACGGCCAGCGCTTCAGCGTCCTGCGCATCGTGCAGGAGCTCAACGCCCTCGCCGGCAAGCACGGCGTCGGCCGCATCGACGTGGTCGAGGACCGCCTGGTCGGCATCAAGTCGCGCGAGGTCTACGAGGCCCCGGCCGCGATGGCGCTCATCGCCGCGCACGAGGAGCTCGAGAGCCTGACGCTCGAGCGCGACGTGAACCGCTACAAGCGCGGTGTCGAGTCCGAGTGGGCCGACCTGGTCTACGACGGTCTCTGGTTCGGTGGCCTGAAGCGCAGCCTCGACGCCTTCATCGACTCCACGCAGGAGTACGTGTCGGGCGACATCCGCATGCAGCTGCACGGCGGTCGAGCCACGGTGACCGGTCGTCGGTCGGAGCAGAGCCTCTACGACTTCGACCTCGCCACGTACGACACCGGCGACACGTTCGACCAGTCGCTCTCGAAGGGTTTCATCGAACTGTGGTCGTTGCCGAGCAAGATCTCCGCTCGCCGCGACCTGGCGAACTGA
- the argF gene encoding ornithine carbamoyltransferase — translation MTRHFLRDDDLTQAEQSAILDLAVEMKRDRWGAKPLAGPQSVAVIFDKSSTRTRVSFHVGISDLGGSPLIISTANSQLGGKETPTDTARVLERMVSAIVWRTYGQAGLEEMAASTTVPVVNALSDDFHPCQLLADLLTIREHRGALAGQTIAFVGDGASNMAQSYLLACATAGMHVRVASPVAFSPAPQVVTDAEHRAAETGGSVLVVTDPVAAVAGADVVVTDTWVSMGKEDEKQQRLATFAGYRVDDELLAHAADDAVFMHCLPADRGYEVTAEVIDGPRSIIWDEAENRLHAQKALLAWLLAANN, via the coding sequence ATGACCCGCCACTTCCTCCGGGACGACGACCTGACCCAGGCCGAGCAGTCCGCGATCCTCGACCTCGCCGTCGAGATGAAGCGCGACCGGTGGGGCGCCAAGCCCCTCGCCGGTCCGCAGAGCGTCGCCGTGATCTTCGACAAGTCGTCCACCCGCACCCGGGTGTCCTTCCACGTCGGCATCAGCGACCTCGGCGGCAGCCCGCTCATCATCTCGACCGCGAACAGCCAGCTCGGTGGCAAGGAGACCCCGACCGACACCGCCCGCGTGCTCGAGCGCATGGTGTCGGCGATCGTCTGGCGCACCTACGGCCAGGCCGGGCTCGAGGAGATGGCGGCGAGCACCACGGTGCCGGTCGTGAACGCACTGTCCGACGACTTCCACCCGTGCCAACTCCTCGCCGACCTGCTGACCATCCGCGAGCACCGCGGCGCGTTGGCCGGGCAGACGATCGCGTTCGTCGGCGACGGCGCGAGCAACATGGCGCAGTCGTACCTGCTGGCCTGCGCGACGGCCGGGATGCACGTGCGTGTCGCATCGCCGGTCGCGTTCTCGCCCGCACCGCAGGTCGTGACCGACGCGGAGCACCGCGCTGCCGAGACCGGCGGGTCCGTGCTCGTCGTGACCGACCCGGTGGCCGCGGTGGCCGGTGCCGACGTCGTCGTGACCGACACCTGGGTCTCGATGGGCAAGGAGGACGAGAAGCAGCAGCGGCTCGCGACCTTCGCCGGGTACCGCGTCGACGACGAGCTGCTCGCGCACGCCGCGGACGACGCCGTGTTCATGCACTGCCTGCCCGCCGACCGCGGCTACGAGGTCACCGCCGAGGTCATCGACGGACCGCGCAGCATCATCTGGGACGAGGCGGAGAACCGCCTGCACGCCCAGAAGGCCCTGCTCGCCTGGCTCCTCGCCGCGAACAACTGA
- a CDS encoding acetylornithine transaminase has protein sequence MSTETQTETWNDRFGASLMRSLTPPKIMLERGEGCRVWDVDGNEYLDFLAGIAVNSLGHAHPALVEAVSDQAAKLVHVSNYFATPPQLELAERLKRISGAGDAGRVYFGNSGAEANEAAFKLARLNRGEDGRKTRIIALQQAFHGRTMGALALTGKPALQQDFLPMIPGVEHIETSIEALERSIDDTVAALILEPIKGEAGVVDLPEGFLQAARTLTEQHGALLILDEIQTGIGRTGAWFAFQNTGVVPDAITVAKGIAGGFPIGALVTFGWASDLFSAGQHGSTFGGNPLGTRVANAVLAEIERADLVAGAVVKGERIRAGITALGSDLVEEVRGSGLLIGVGLRRPVAAAVSAAALERGLIINPPNESSLRIAPPLIVSDDEIDAFLAILAQSMAAVEGADQETSA, from the coding sequence GTGAGCACGGAGACGCAGACCGAGACCTGGAACGACCGGTTCGGGGCGTCGCTCATGCGATCCCTGACCCCGCCGAAGATCATGCTCGAGCGCGGTGAGGGCTGCCGGGTGTGGGACGTCGACGGCAACGAGTACCTCGACTTCCTCGCCGGCATCGCCGTGAACTCGCTCGGCCACGCCCACCCGGCGCTCGTCGAGGCGGTCAGCGACCAGGCCGCGAAGCTCGTGCACGTGTCGAACTACTTCGCCACCCCGCCGCAGCTCGAGCTCGCGGAACGCCTCAAGCGGATCTCCGGCGCGGGTGACGCGGGGCGCGTGTACTTCGGCAACTCCGGGGCGGAGGCGAACGAGGCGGCCTTCAAGTTGGCCCGGCTGAACCGTGGCGAGGACGGTCGCAAGACGCGCATCATCGCGCTGCAGCAGGCGTTCCACGGGCGGACCATGGGCGCGCTCGCCCTCACCGGCAAGCCCGCCCTCCAGCAGGACTTCCTGCCGATGATCCCGGGCGTCGAGCACATCGAGACCTCCATCGAGGCACTCGAGCGCTCGATCGACGACACCGTCGCCGCGCTCATCCTCGAGCCGATCAAGGGCGAGGCCGGCGTGGTCGACCTGCCCGAGGGCTTCCTGCAGGCCGCCCGGACCCTGACCGAACAGCACGGCGCCCTGCTCATCCTCGACGAGATCCAGACGGGCATCGGCCGCACCGGAGCCTGGTTCGCCTTCCAGAACACGGGCGTGGTCCCGGACGCGATCACGGTCGCCAAGGGCATCGCCGGCGGCTTCCCGATCGGGGCGCTCGTGACCTTCGGGTGGGCATCCGACCTGTTCTCGGCGGGCCAGCACGGCTCGACCTTCGGCGGCAACCCGCTCGGCACCCGCGTCGCGAACGCGGTGCTCGCGGAGATCGAGCGCGCCGACCTCGTGGCCGGTGCGGTCGTCAAGGGCGAGCGCATCCGCGCCGGCATCACCGCGCTCGGCTCCGACCTGGTGGAGGAGGTCCGGGGGAGCGGCCTGCTCATCGGCGTCGGCCTCCGTCGCCCGGTCGCCGCCGCGGTCTCGGCCGCCGCGCTCGAGCGCGGCCTCATCATCAACCCACCGAACGAGTCAAGCCTGCGCATCGCGCCGCCGCTCATCGTGTCCGACGACGAGATCGACGCGTTCCTCGCGATCCTCGCCCAGAGCATGGCGGCCGTCGAGGGCGCCGACCAGGAGACCTCCGCATGA
- the argB gene encoding acetylglutamate kinase produces MSDADLSKEEEHELATVKAATLIESLPWLKRFSGKIVVVKFGGNAMVNDDLKRAFAEDMVYLRYAGLHPVVVHGGGPQISAALKEQGIQSEFRGGYRVTTTEAITVVRDVLAGEVNREIVDLIDEHGDGLGVGVFGDGGSLFTGEKKGVVVDGEHFDLGHVGDITHVDPSGVLAAIRADRIPVVSSIAIDDAHPDQALNVNADAAAAALAIALNASKLMMLTDVPGLYRNWPDRDSIIDLIAVEELRQLLPSLESGMIPKMTACLDAVVGGVGGATIIDGRIPHSILLEVFTLRGAGTEVIPDPSRRTENQNTHAEIGRRAAVHAPGSGHDDAPGGQHVARRGDDQTIQHDDEKGTAR; encoded by the coding sequence ATGAGCGACGCGGACCTCTCGAAGGAAGAAGAGCACGAGCTCGCGACCGTCAAGGCCGCGACGCTCATCGAGTCCCTGCCGTGGTTGAAGCGGTTCTCGGGCAAGATCGTCGTCGTCAAGTTCGGCGGCAACGCGATGGTGAACGACGACCTCAAGCGGGCGTTCGCCGAGGACATGGTCTACCTCCGGTACGCCGGCCTGCACCCGGTCGTCGTGCACGGCGGCGGTCCGCAGATCTCGGCGGCGCTGAAGGAGCAGGGCATCCAGTCCGAGTTCCGCGGCGGTTACCGCGTCACCACGACCGAGGCGATCACCGTCGTCCGCGACGTCCTGGCCGGCGAGGTGAACCGCGAGATCGTGGACCTCATCGACGAGCACGGCGACGGACTCGGCGTCGGGGTGTTCGGTGACGGCGGGTCGTTGTTCACGGGCGAGAAGAAGGGCGTCGTCGTGGACGGCGAGCACTTCGACCTCGGCCACGTCGGCGACATCACGCACGTCGACCCGTCCGGGGTCCTCGCGGCGATCCGCGCCGACCGGATCCCCGTGGTGTCGAGCATCGCGATCGACGACGCCCACCCGGACCAGGCGCTCAACGTGAACGCCGACGCCGCCGCGGCCGCACTCGCGATCGCGCTGAACGCGTCGAAGCTGATGATGCTGACCGACGTGCCCGGGCTGTACCGCAACTGGCCGGACCGCGACTCGATCATCGACCTGATCGCGGTCGAGGAACTCCGCCAGCTGCTGCCGTCGCTCGAGTCCGGCATGATCCCGAAGATGACCGCGTGCCTCGACGCCGTGGTCGGCGGGGTCGGTGGCGCGACCATCATCGACGGCCGCATCCCGCACTCGATCCTGCTCGAGGTCTTCACGCTCCGCGGCGCGGGCACCGAGGTCATCCCGGACCCGAGCCGTCGGACCGAGAACCAGAACACCCACGCCGAGATCGGCCGACGCGCGGCGGTCCACGCCCCGGGCAGCGGTCACGACGACGCCCCGGGTGGTCAGCACGTCGCTCGACGCGGCGACGACCAGACGATCCAGCACGACGACGAGAAGGGCACAGCACGGTGA
- the argJ gene encoding bifunctional glutamate N-acetyltransferase/amino-acid acetyltransferase ArgJ — MRGVTAAAGFRAAGVTAGLKASGRPDVALVVNDGPSDAVAAVFTTNRAQAHPVIWSRQVVGDGVARAVVLNSGGANCFTGPFGFQTTHLTAEAVGGALGVGAGDVVVCSTGLIGVGDQTFRDNVLRGVSLAADALTDDGGADAATAIMTTDTKPKQSVVTAGGWTVGGMAKGAGMLAPGLATMLVVITTDAALPSDDLDRALRAATRVTFDRVDSDGCMSTNDTVVLMSSGASGTTPGTDEFQQALTAVCADLARQLQQDAEGAAHDITIEVVGAVSEDDAVTVGRSVARNNLFKAAVFGNDPNWGRVLAAIGTTDAEFDPYAVDVSMNGVRVCHAGAPDQPSDAVDLTPRDTHVLIDLGVGSSSATILTNDLTHDYVHENSAYSS, encoded by the coding sequence CTGCGGGGCGTGACCGCCGCCGCCGGGTTCCGCGCGGCCGGTGTCACCGCCGGTCTCAAGGCGAGCGGCAGGCCGGACGTCGCGCTCGTCGTCAACGACGGTCCGTCCGACGCGGTGGCCGCCGTCTTCACCACGAACCGCGCCCAGGCGCACCCGGTCATCTGGTCCCGGCAGGTGGTCGGTGACGGTGTCGCCCGCGCCGTCGTGCTCAACTCGGGAGGCGCGAACTGCTTCACGGGTCCCTTCGGCTTCCAGACGACGCACCTCACCGCGGAAGCCGTCGGTGGCGCCCTGGGTGTGGGTGCCGGTGACGTCGTCGTCTGCTCCACCGGGCTCATCGGCGTCGGCGACCAGACGTTCCGCGACAACGTCCTGCGCGGGGTCTCGCTCGCGGCCGACGCCCTCACCGACGACGGGGGCGCGGACGCCGCGACCGCGATCATGACGACCGACACCAAGCCGAAGCAGTCCGTGGTGACGGCAGGCGGCTGGACCGTCGGCGGCATGGCGAAGGGCGCGGGCATGCTCGCACCGGGCCTCGCGACGATGCTCGTCGTCATCACCACGGACGCCGCTCTGCCGTCCGACGACCTCGACCGGGCGTTGCGTGCGGCCACGCGGGTGACCTTCGACCGGGTCGACTCCGACGGCTGCATGTCGACGAACGACACCGTCGTGCTGATGTCCTCCGGAGCGTCGGGCACGACGCCGGGGACCGACGAGTTCCAGCAGGCCCTGACCGCGGTCTGCGCGGACCTGGCGCGTCAGCTCCAGCAGGACGCCGAAGGCGCCGCGCACGACATCACGATCGAGGTCGTCGGAGCGGTGAGCGAGGACGACGCCGTCACGGTCGGCCGGAGCGTCGCCCGCAACAACCTGTTCAAGGCAGCCGTGTTCGGCAACGACCCGAACTGGGGCCGCGTCCTCGCGGCGATCGGGACGACCGACGCCGAGTTCGACCCGTACGCGGTCGACGTCTCGATGAACGGCGTCCGGGTCTGCCACGCCGGAGCTCCCGATCAGCCGAGCGACGCCGTCGACCTCACCCCGCGGGACACCCACGTGCTCATCGACCTCGGGGTGGGATCGTCCTCGGCGACCATCCTGACGAACGACCTGACGCACGACTACGTCCACGAGAACAGCGCGTACTCCAGCTGA
- a CDS encoding NAGSA dehydrogenase family protein produces MSVSVAVAGASGYAGGELLRILSAHPEFDVRTVTAFSNAGQPLIATQPHLRSLAHLTLVETTPENLRGHDVVFLALPHGQSGAITAELDADTLVVDCGADHRLTDENAWAAFYGGEYHGAWTYGLPELLHAPPAPGAADEWRDVDDIVPQGRQRTELAATKRIAVPGCNVTAITLGIQPGVQAGLVESDDVVAVLSVGPSGAGKKLEPTYLAAEIMGSASAYAVGGKHRHVPEIQQNLRVAGASDVRVSFTPVLVPMARGILATTTARLAPGVTAHDVRLAWEQAYADEPFVHLLPEGVFPRVADTIGANTALVGIAVDEAAGRVVAVTALDNLAKGTGGAAVQSANIALGFPETLGLSVDGVAP; encoded by the coding sequence ATGTCCGTATCCGTCGCCGTGGCGGGAGCCAGCGGCTACGCGGGTGGCGAGTTGCTGCGCATCCTCTCCGCTCATCCCGAGTTCGACGTCAGGACGGTGACGGCGTTCTCGAACGCCGGACAGCCGCTGATCGCGACGCAGCCGCACCTGCGGTCGCTCGCGCACCTGACCCTCGTGGAGACGACCCCGGAGAACCTCCGTGGGCACGACGTGGTGTTCCTCGCCCTGCCGCACGGCCAGTCGGGCGCGATCACGGCCGAGCTCGACGCGGACACCCTCGTCGTGGACTGTGGTGCAGACCACCGCCTGACGGACGAGAACGCGTGGGCCGCCTTCTACGGTGGCGAGTACCACGGGGCGTGGACCTACGGTCTCCCGGAACTCCTGCACGCCCCGCCGGCTCCGGGTGCTGCCGACGAGTGGCGGGACGTCGACGACATCGTGCCGCAGGGACGGCAGCGCACCGAGCTCGCCGCCACGAAGCGGATCGCCGTGCCCGGGTGCAACGTCACGGCGATCACCCTCGGCATCCAGCCCGGCGTGCAGGCCGGTCTCGTCGAGTCGGACGACGTCGTCGCGGTCCTCAGCGTCGGCCCGAGTGGTGCCGGCAAGAAGCTCGAGCCCACGTACCTCGCGGCCGAGATCATGGGCTCCGCCAGTGCCTACGCGGTCGGCGGGAAGCACCGGCACGTCCCGGAGATCCAGCAGAACCTGCGCGTGGCCGGTGCTTCCGACGTCCGCGTCTCGTTCACGCCCGTCCTGGTGCCGATGGCCCGTGGCATCCTCGCCACCACGACGGCTCGCCTCGCTCCGGGGGTCACCGCGCACGACGTGCGCCTCGCGTGGGAGCAGGCCTACGCCGACGAGCCCTTCGTGCACCTCCTGCCCGAGGGCGTCTTCCCCCGTGTGGCCGACACGATCGGGGCCAACACCGCGCTCGTCGGCATCGCGGTCGACGAGGCCGCCGGCCGCGTGGTCGCGGTGACCGCGCTCGACAACCTCGCCAAGGGGACCGGCGGTGCCGCCGTCCAGTCCGCGAACATCGCGCTCGGGTTCCCCGAGACCCTCGGCCTCAGCGTGGACGGAGTCGCCCCGTGA